A section of the Streptomyces sp. V3I8 genome encodes:
- a CDS encoding kelch repeat-containing protein: MEFNRQRRNIFKAVVSGGLAVAGVSALSRQPSAEAAEPSAGPTPRGLWRARSPLPVKRAEVGVAAVGGRMYVVGGTVQKGDETPVWATTEVHSYDPRQDRWSSHAPLPKPLTHAGVAALDGRLYVFGGFTSPVHMNPQRDAYVYDPRRDVWDRLPEMPVALGSIAVAAVDGRLHLLGGRDSHRVVTPQGSPFSLGYGIVRTHYVFDPRRNTYVTAEPLPVEGRDHAGVAVLGDLIHVVGGRVEDVDDNLTRHDVYDVRRRRWVRAAPLSTARSAGAAVVLDGRLVYAGGECRPGSSTDTFDDVTVYDPRTDRWSAVTALPGSRHGFGAAQIGNRAYFVAGSPSCGGGASADTLELTIPR; the protein is encoded by the coding sequence ATGGAGTTCAACAGGCAGCGGCGCAATATCTTCAAAGCCGTGGTGTCCGGCGGGCTGGCAGTGGCAGGCGTGTCCGCCCTGTCCCGGCAGCCCTCGGCAGAGGCGGCGGAGCCCTCGGCAGGACCGACGCCCCGGGGGCTGTGGCGCGCGCGCAGTCCGCTGCCGGTCAAGCGGGCCGAGGTCGGGGTGGCCGCGGTCGGCGGGCGGATGTATGTCGTGGGCGGCACCGTGCAAAAGGGCGACGAAACCCCGGTGTGGGCGACAACCGAGGTGCACAGTTACGACCCCAGGCAGGACAGGTGGTCCAGCCACGCCCCGCTGCCCAAGCCGCTCACACACGCCGGTGTGGCCGCGCTGGACGGCCGGCTGTACGTCTTCGGCGGGTTCACCAGCCCTGTCCACATGAATCCGCAGCGGGACGCGTACGTCTACGACCCGCGCCGTGACGTATGGGACCGTCTCCCCGAGATGCCGGTGGCACTCGGATCGATCGCAGTGGCGGCCGTCGACGGACGCCTGCACCTGCTCGGCGGCCGAGACTCCCACCGGGTCGTCACCCCGCAGGGGTCGCCGTTCTCGCTGGGGTACGGCATCGTGCGTACCCATTACGTCTTCGACCCACGGCGCAACACCTACGTCACGGCCGAACCCCTGCCGGTCGAGGGAAGGGACCACGCCGGCGTGGCAGTTCTCGGTGACCTCATCCATGTCGTGGGCGGTCGGGTCGAGGACGTCGACGACAACCTCACCCGCCACGACGTGTACGACGTCCGCCGCCGGCGTTGGGTCCGGGCGGCGCCGCTGTCCACCGCCCGGTCCGCCGGCGCGGCGGTCGTCCTTGACGGACGCCTCGTCTACGCGGGTGGCGAATGCAGGCCGGGAAGCAGCACCGACACGTTCGACGACGTCACCGTCTACGACCCGCGAACCGACCGGTGGAGTGCCGTCACGGCGCTGCCGGGCAGCCGTCATGGGTTCGGCGCGGCGCAGATCGGTAACCGCGCGTACTTCGTCGCCGGTTCACCCAGCTGCGGAGGAGGAGCGAGTGCCGACACGTTGGAACTGACCATCCCGCGCTGA
- a CDS encoding LysR family transcriptional regulator, with protein MDVELRQLRCLVAIVDEGTFTDAAIALGVSQAAVSRTLSTLEKRLGVRLLRRTPRETSPTAIGLRVVAHARRVLTEVDNLVQEATSGHVELRIGHPWSALGRLTPAFQHRWRESHPKTQLHLLRINSPSAGLAEGTADLAVMRRPLEDRRFEGAIVGLETRWCAMAASDPLARRRSVQLADLSSRVLLVDQRTGSTDAELWPANARPATQVSRDIDDWLTVIATGRCVGVTAQSVVDQYPRPGIVYLPVRDAEPIAVRLVWWRDDPHPATRNVLELLTELYRT; from the coding sequence ATGGATGTCGAGCTGCGTCAGTTGCGCTGCCTCGTCGCAATCGTTGACGAGGGCACGTTCACCGACGCCGCGATCGCTCTGGGTGTCTCACAGGCTGCGGTCTCCCGCACGCTTTCGACGCTCGAGAAGCGCCTCGGCGTACGGCTGCTGCGACGTACGCCCCGCGAGACCTCGCCGACCGCGATCGGACTGCGCGTCGTGGCGCACGCCCGGCGCGTGCTGACCGAGGTCGACAACCTGGTACAGGAAGCGACATCGGGTCACGTCGAACTGCGTATAGGCCACCCCTGGTCGGCACTGGGCCGACTCACACCCGCCTTTCAGCACCGGTGGCGGGAATCGCACCCGAAAACGCAACTGCACCTGCTGCGCATCAACTCCCCGAGCGCCGGCCTGGCCGAGGGCACCGCGGACCTCGCGGTCATGCGCAGGCCGCTGGAGGACCGCCGCTTCGAGGGCGCCATCGTGGGTCTGGAAACACGCTGGTGCGCGATGGCCGCCTCCGACCCCCTGGCGCGGCGCCGCTCGGTGCAACTGGCCGATCTCAGCAGCCGCGTCCTGCTGGTCGACCAGCGCACCGGGTCGACCGATGCGGAACTGTGGCCCGCGAACGCGCGCCCCGCGACACAGGTGAGCCGTGACATCGACGACTGGCTCACGGTCATCGCCACCGGCCGCTGCGTGGGGGTTACCGCGCAGTCCGTCGTTGACCAGTATCCAAGGCCCGGCATCGTCTACCTGCCGGTACGCGACGCCGAACCGATCGCCGTACGACTGGTCTGGTGGCGCGACGACCCCCACCCGGCCACCCGCAACGTGCTCGAACTTCTTACCGAGCTTTACCGCACATGA
- a CDS encoding FKBP-type peptidyl-prolyl cis-trans isomerase — protein sequence MSELTKPEISVPEGDAPTELTVRDLVVGDGAEVKSGMVVRVHYVGVVFESGKEFDASWDRDQPFKFALGSGRVIKGWDRGVKGMKVGGRREIIVPPRLGYGNQSPSPLIPAGSTLLFVVDLLDLYGSTAGWSNA from the coding sequence ATGAGTGAACTGACGAAGCCCGAGATCAGCGTTCCGGAGGGTGACGCGCCTACCGAGTTGACCGTCCGGGACCTGGTCGTCGGGGACGGGGCCGAGGTGAAGTCGGGCATGGTGGTCAGGGTCCACTACGTCGGGGTGGTCTTCGAGTCCGGGAAGGAGTTCGATGCCTCCTGGGACCGGGACCAGCCGTTCAAGTTCGCCCTGGGCAGTGGCAGGGTCATCAAGGGCTGGGACCGTGGGGTGAAGGGGATGAAGGTCGGCGGTCGACGCGAGATCATCGTTCCCCCACGTCTCGGCTACGGCAATCAGTCGCCATCACCGTTGATCCCGGCGGGCTCGACCCTCCTCTTCGTGGTGGACCTGCTGGACTTGTATGGCAGCACAGCCGGGTGGAGCAACGCCTAG
- a CDS encoding MarR family winged helix-turn-helix transcriptional regulator, producing the protein MIRAEAADVPDDALKTPGRLRRRASRLLSQLTTRSDRLITEGLARADARKWHYAVLASLQEHGPTSQAGLSRRSGIYRSDMVGVLNELAERDLVERVPDPDDRRRNIITISARGRRHLRRLDKVLDDLHDELLAPLSPAERDQFVRLLTRLLDHHTRTS; encoded by the coding sequence ATGATCAGAGCCGAAGCCGCGGACGTGCCCGACGACGCGCTCAAGACACCCGGCAGGCTGCGTCGGCGGGCGAGCCGACTGTTGTCGCAGCTGACCACGCGGTCGGACCGGCTGATCACCGAGGGGCTGGCCCGGGCCGATGCCCGCAAGTGGCACTACGCCGTGCTCGCCTCGCTGCAGGAGCACGGGCCGACCAGCCAGGCGGGGCTGAGCAGACGCTCAGGCATCTACCGCAGTGACATGGTCGGCGTACTCAACGAACTGGCCGAGCGTGACCTCGTCGAGCGGGTGCCGGATCCCGATGACCGGCGCCGCAACATCATCACGATCTCTGCCCGAGGCCGCCGTCACCTACGCCGCCTCGACAAGGTCCTGGACGACCTCCATGACGAACTGCTCGCACCGCTGAGTCCGGCCGAACGCGACCAGTTCGTGCGGTTGCTCACCCGCTTGCTGGACCATCACACCCGGACCTCCTGA
- a CDS encoding alpha/beta fold hydrolase, translating to MPGVTLTDHLFPVPLDHDRPDGEHIEIYAREVVATGREREQLPWLLFLQGGPGMAAPRPVGRDSWLDRALDDYRVLLLDQRGTGRSSPITRQTLPARGGSAAQADYLTHFRADAIVRDAELIRRELTDEPWSVLGQSFGGMCTVTYLSFAPEGLREAIITGGLPGLRVTADEVYRATYPRVHRKNTAYYRRYPQDAASVRRIAAHLIERPAPMPDGSLLTVEAFQSLGLMLGMSDGADVLHHLLEDTWAGAELSDGFLARAAAFLSYAQLPLNPLMHELTYAQRGTGATNWAARRVRGEFPRFDARTALAGDAPVLFTGEMTYPCHFDQPCLAPLREPAEMLFAREGWPDLYDPQQLAANDVPVVAAVYLDDMYVDATYSLQTAETIRGLRLWATDEHEHDGLRASGGRVLDHLLRMLHHQI from the coding sequence ATGCCCGGTGTCACGCTGACCGATCATCTCTTCCCCGTCCCCCTCGACCATGATCGGCCGGATGGCGAGCACATCGAGATCTACGCGCGCGAGGTCGTGGCCACCGGACGCGAGCGCGAGCAGCTTCCCTGGCTGCTGTTCCTGCAAGGCGGCCCCGGCATGGCGGCGCCGCGTCCGGTCGGCCGGGACTCCTGGCTGGACCGCGCACTCGACGACTACCGCGTCCTGCTGCTCGACCAGCGCGGCACGGGCCGCTCCAGTCCGATCACCCGTCAAACGCTCCCGGCTCGTGGCGGGTCCGCCGCGCAGGCCGACTACCTCACCCATTTCCGCGCCGACGCCATTGTCCGCGACGCCGAACTGATCAGGCGCGAACTGACCGACGAACCGTGGTCGGTGCTCGGCCAGAGCTTCGGCGGAATGTGCACCGTCACCTACCTCTCGTTCGCGCCCGAGGGCCTGCGCGAGGCGATCATCACCGGCGGTCTTCCCGGTTTGCGCGTCACCGCCGACGAGGTCTACCGCGCCACCTATCCGCGCGTGCACCGCAAGAACACCGCGTACTACCGCCGGTACCCGCAGGACGCCGCCTCGGTCCGCCGCATCGCCGCACACCTGATCGAGCGCCCGGCACCGATGCCGGACGGATCCTTGCTCACCGTCGAGGCCTTCCAGTCGCTCGGGCTGATGCTCGGCATGAGCGACGGCGCGGACGTGCTGCACCACCTGCTCGAAGACACCTGGGCCGGAGCGGAGCTGTCCGACGGTTTCCTCGCCCGCGCCGCGGCTTTCCTCAGCTACGCCCAACTGCCGCTGAACCCGCTCATGCATGAACTCACCTACGCCCAGCGCGGCACCGGCGCGACGAACTGGGCAGCTCGGCGAGTGCGCGGCGAGTTCCCCCGGTTCGACGCGCGTACGGCGCTGGCCGGGGACGCCCCGGTGCTGTTCACCGGCGAGATGACCTACCCGTGCCACTTCGACCAACCCTGTCTCGCGCCCCTGCGCGAGCCCGCCGAGATGCTGTTCGCCCGCGAGGGCTGGCCCGATCTCTACGATCCTCAGCAGTTGGCCGCGAACGACGTCCCCGTGGTCGCCGCCGTCTACCTCGACGACATGTACGTCGACGCCACTTACTCGCTGCAGACCGCCGAGACCATCAGGGGCCTGCGGCTGTGGGCGACCGACGAGCACGAGCACGACGGGCTTCGCGCCAGTGGCGGACGCGTCCTCGACCACCTGCTGCGCATGCTGCACCACCAGATCTGA
- a CDS encoding transposase family protein — protein MTLDCLCLPTRHLWSPCLGTARTAEQLGPHPEVSGSNLPDLLERLAQVPDPRNPRGVRHPLLTLLTLTARAVLAGARSLHAVSEQVADAPPALLERLGTAVDPLVPAAPWEVTVGRDGSGPPGSVSTCRTRCHVSGRPARRAFDGER, from the coding sequence GTGACCTTGGACTGCCTGTGTCTGCCGACGCGTCATCTCTGGTCCCCCTGCCTTGGAACAGCTCGGACCGCGGAACAGCTCGGACCGCATCCGGAGGTGTCCGGGAGCAATCTTCCGGATCTGCTGGAACGCCTCGCGCAGGTCCCGGACCCGCGGAATCCGCGGGGAGTACGGCACCCTCTCCTGACACTCCTGACACTGACGGCCCGCGCGGTCCTCGCCGGAGCTCGATCCCTGCACGCGGTGAGTGAACAGGTGGCCGACGCACCGCCGGCCCTGCTCGAACGGCTCGGCACGGCCGTCGACCCACTGGTTCCGGCGGCACCGTGGGAAGTGACCGTCGGGCGGGACGGATCCGGCCCTCCCGGTAGCGTGTCCACCTGCCGCACGCGGTGCCATGTGTCCGGGCGGCCCGCACGGAGGGCATTCGACGGCGAGCGATGA
- the ilvY gene encoding HTH-type transcriptional activator IlvY has product MQDHDQYRLFLHLAQTLSFTRTAADCHVSPATLSRTVQRLESAVGHRLLDRGPHGVALTGHGRRFLHYASQALKLWDRYHDQDAAGDDLGGHLRVFASVTACQSLLPDLLAPIRIAHPRVRISVRTGDAASALALLDYGEAELAVAALPARIPVTLLTRQITRTPLLLIQTAPAPPTGQLPAPGQPFVLPRQGPVRTAADQWFKSLRHTPRIAAEPDGHEALLTLVALGYGTGIIPGLVLQHSSIRSRFHQVPTPSSPGELSIGVCVRRTDLHRPLVAAAWAAAQQIQEHRSDM; this is encoded by the coding sequence ATGCAGGACCACGACCAGTACCGGCTCTTCCTTCACCTCGCCCAGACACTGAGCTTCACCCGCACCGCGGCCGACTGCCATGTCAGCCCGGCCACCTTGTCCCGCACCGTCCAGCGGCTGGAGAGCGCGGTTGGGCACCGGTTACTGGACCGTGGCCCGCACGGCGTGGCCCTGACCGGACACGGCCGCCGTTTCCTGCACTATGCCTCTCAAGCTCTCAAGTTGTGGGACCGCTACCACGACCAGGACGCCGCCGGCGACGACCTCGGCGGACACCTGCGGGTGTTCGCTTCCGTCACCGCCTGCCAGAGTCTGCTGCCCGACCTGCTCGCCCCGATCCGTATCGCGCATCCCCGCGTGCGTATCTCCGTACGCACCGGCGACGCCGCATCCGCCCTCGCCCTCCTGGACTACGGCGAAGCCGAACTCGCCGTCGCCGCCCTCCCCGCCCGCATCCCCGTCACCCTGCTGACCCGGCAGATCACCCGCACCCCTCTTCTCCTCATCCAGACCGCCCCCGCCCCACCGACAGGCCAACTACCCGCTCCCGGGCAACCCTTCGTCCTGCCACGACAAGGACCCGTCCGTACGGCAGCCGACCAGTGGTTCAAAAGCCTCCGCCACACCCCCCGCATCGCCGCCGAACCCGACGGCCACGAAGCCCTGCTCACCCTGGTCGCTCTGGGCTACGGCACCGGCATCATCCCCGGCCTCGTCCTCCAGCACAGCAGCATCCGCTCCCGGTTCCACCAGGTGCCCACCCCCTCCAGCCCCGGAGAACTCTCCATCGGCGTGTGCGTCCGACGCACTGACCTGCACCGACCCCTGGTCGCCGCAGCCTGGGCAGCAGCACAACAAATCCAAGAACACAGATCTGACATGTAG
- a CDS encoding DMT family transporter, translated as MQAAPVRPAGRAVLPKKRGSVPMAGVCTMLASGLSTQLGAAIGSLAFPVLGPVGVVAVRQYVAAAVLLTFGRPRLRSFTRRQWGLVLLLAADFGVTNLSLYTAIDRIGLGLAVTLEFLGPLTIALAGSRRRVDLCCAVLAAAGVVALMRPRPTTDYLGMGLGLLAAAGWAAYILLNRSVGQRIPGTQGTAAAAVLSALVFLPIGAGVAVHHTPSAGALGAAVAAGVLSSALPFLADLFTLRRVPAEAFGLFMSVNPVLAAAVGALVPGQKLDVAAWSSIAAIIAANAISILAPPRHA; from the coding sequence ATGCAAGCAGCCCCCGTCCGTCCAGCAGGCCGCGCCGTCCTGCCCAAGAAGCGCGGCTCCGTGCCCATGGCCGGGGTCTGCACGATGCTCGCCAGCGGCCTTTCGACCCAGCTCGGCGCCGCGATCGGGTCGCTGGCCTTCCCGGTGCTCGGCCCTGTCGGTGTCGTCGCGGTCCGCCAGTACGTCGCGGCGGCGGTGCTGCTCACCTTCGGTCGGCCCCGCCTTCGGTCCTTCACACGGCGCCAGTGGGGGCTGGTGCTGCTGCTCGCGGCCGACTTCGGTGTGACGAACCTGTCGCTCTACACCGCGATCGACCGGATCGGTCTCGGCCTGGCGGTGACCCTGGAGTTCCTCGGCCCCCTCACGATCGCGCTGGCCGGTTCGCGCAGACGCGTGGACCTGTGCTGCGCCGTACTCGCCGCGGCGGGAGTCGTCGCACTGATGCGCCCGCGCCCTACCACCGATTACCTCGGCATGGGGCTCGGTCTGCTCGCCGCTGCCGGCTGGGCCGCTTACATCCTCCTCAACCGCTCCGTCGGGCAGCGCATCCCCGGAACACAGGGCACAGCAGCCGCAGCGGTCCTGTCCGCCTTGGTCTTCCTGCCCATCGGAGCCGGTGTCGCGGTGCACCACACGCCTTCCGCCGGGGCACTCGGTGCAGCTGTCGCGGCCGGAGTCCTATCGTCCGCTCTGCCGTTCCTCGCGGACCTGTTCACGCTGCGCCGCGTTCCCGCGGAGGCGTTCGGACTGTTCATGAGCGTCAACCCGGTGCTCGCCGCAGCCGTCGGTGCACTCGTTCCGGGACAGAAGCTCGACGTGGCCGCCTGGTCGAGCATCGCGGCAATCATCGCGGCCAACGCCATCAGCATCCTCGCACCGCCGAGGCATGCCTGA
- a CDS encoding dienelactone hydrolase family protein produces the protein MPTQALQIPTADGQADAFAAFPDHGERHPGVLMYADGFGIRPVLREMARELAGHGYYVLVPNLFYRHGPAPLIELPEHIGEDVRPALMAQLMPLIEAHTAERVLRDAAAYLRFLTTQPEVSAGPVAVTGYCIGGLLAMRAAAAHPGQVAALAAFHGPVGADGPDAFAGITAQVHLGHAETDMTPEALGELNQALDAAGVRYTSEIYPGTVHGFTMSDTDAFNPSARQRHWDHLLPLLDLTLGGLKPVPPRLPQFPEK, from the coding sequence TTGCCCACCCAAGCACTGCAGATCCCCACCGCAGACGGCCAGGCCGACGCCTTCGCCGCCTTCCCCGACCACGGCGAGCGGCACCCGGGGGTGCTGATGTATGCAGACGGTTTCGGCATCCGGCCCGTACTGCGGGAGATGGCCCGCGAACTGGCCGGGCACGGGTACTACGTGCTCGTCCCCAACCTCTTCTACCGGCACGGCCCGGCACCGCTGATCGAACTTCCCGAGCACATCGGAGAAGACGTCCGGCCCGCGCTCATGGCCCAGTTGATGCCCTTGATCGAGGCGCACACCGCCGAACGCGTCCTGCGCGACGCCGCCGCCTACCTCAGGTTCCTCACCACCCAGCCCGAGGTCAGCGCCGGACCGGTCGCGGTGACCGGCTACTGCATAGGCGGCCTCCTGGCGATGCGCGCCGCCGCGGCCCACCCCGGCCAAGTGGCCGCCCTCGCCGCATTCCACGGCCCCGTGGGCGCGGACGGGCCCGACGCCTTCGCCGGGATCACCGCCCAGGTCCACCTCGGCCACGCCGAAACCGATATGACGCCCGAGGCCCTCGGCGAGCTCAACCAGGCCCTGGACGCCGCAGGTGTCCGATACACATCCGAGATCTACCCCGGCACCGTCCACGGCTTCACCATGTCCGACACCGACGCCTTCAACCCTTCCGCACGGCAGCGCCACTGGGACCACCTGCTCCCCCTCCTCGACCTCACCTTGGGCGGACTGAAACCCGTGCCGCCGCGGCTCCCTCAGTTCCCCGAAAAGTAA
- a CDS encoding MATE family efflux transporter, translated as MKADLTQDTDDATRVSGRQVRALAIPALGALLAEPLFVLTDSAVVGHLGPAQLAGLGTAGAALNTLVNVCIFLAYSTTAQVSRLIGAGQRKEGLARGINGLYLAAGLGLLLAVVGVLGADPIVRWLGAGTQAAPYAATYLRVSSVGLPGMLLVLAATGLLRGLHDMRTPLVVAAAAAVVNALVNWILVYPCGFGIAGSAAGTASVQTAMAVAYAYIVVSACRAEGVTPWPDVRAIRASLSANFALLVRTIGLRVYWLAAVWAAGRLGTDALAANTIAANLWIMLALALDALAIAAQALVGHELGAGRIERTRRVVAQMNRWGLWFGVVTGVGLAALSPVLAGAFTSDQEVARVLMPVLIVAAVFQPVAGVVFVLDGVLIGAGDAVFLAWASLACTAVFLGLLAILFAAHGDLTWLWIAVGVFTLARLACLWFRARGTAWMRVGAQAER; from the coding sequence GTGAAAGCCGATCTCACGCAGGACACGGACGACGCGACGCGTGTCTCCGGGCGGCAGGTCCGCGCCCTGGCGATACCCGCGCTCGGCGCGCTGCTGGCCGAACCGCTGTTCGTGCTCACCGACAGCGCCGTCGTCGGGCACCTGGGCCCCGCTCAGCTCGCCGGGCTCGGTACAGCCGGAGCCGCCCTGAACACGCTCGTCAACGTGTGCATCTTCCTCGCCTACAGCACCACCGCGCAGGTCTCCCGGCTCATCGGAGCCGGACAGCGCAAGGAGGGCCTGGCGCGCGGGATCAATGGGCTCTACCTGGCGGCCGGACTCGGTCTGCTGCTCGCGGTCGTCGGCGTGCTGGGTGCGGACCCGATCGTGCGCTGGCTCGGCGCGGGAACGCAGGCGGCCCCGTACGCGGCGACCTACCTGCGGGTCAGTTCCGTGGGGCTGCCGGGGATGCTGCTCGTGCTCGCCGCGACCGGGCTGCTGCGCGGCCTGCACGACATGCGCACCCCGCTGGTGGTCGCGGCGGCGGCAGCGGTCGTCAATGCGCTGGTGAACTGGATCCTGGTGTACCCGTGCGGGTTCGGGATCGCGGGCTCGGCGGCCGGAACGGCGAGCGTACAGACGGCGATGGCGGTCGCGTACGCGTACATCGTGGTGAGTGCGTGCCGCGCCGAGGGGGTCACCCCGTGGCCGGATGTGCGGGCGATCCGCGCGTCGCTCTCCGCGAACTTCGCGCTGCTCGTGCGCACGATCGGCCTGCGGGTCTACTGGCTGGCCGCGGTGTGGGCCGCGGGCCGGCTGGGCACCGACGCGCTGGCCGCGAACACCATCGCCGCGAACCTGTGGATCATGCTCGCTCTCGCGCTCGACGCCCTCGCGATCGCCGCGCAGGCGCTGGTCGGGCACGAGCTGGGCGCCGGGCGGATCGAGCGGACGAGGCGGGTGGTCGCGCAGATGAACCGGTGGGGGCTCTGGTTCGGGGTGGTCACCGGCGTCGGATTGGCGGCGCTGAGCCCGGTGCTGGCCGGGGCGTTCACCAGCGATCAGGAGGTGGCGCGCGTGCTGATGCCGGTTCTGATCGTCGCCGCGGTCTTCCAGCCGGTCGCCGGGGTCGTGTTCGTGCTCGACGGCGTGCTCATCGGCGCGGGCGACGCGGTGTTCCTGGCGTGGGCGTCGCTGGCGTGCACGGCCGTGTTCCTCGGACTGCTCGCGATCCTGTTCGCGGCGCACGGCGATCTGACCTGGCTGTGGATCGCGGTGGGTGTCTTCACCCTGGCACGGCTCGCATGCCTGTGGTTCCGGGCGCGGGGCACGGCGTGGATGCGCGTCGGCGCACAGGCGGAGCGGTAG
- a CDS encoding RNA polymerase sigma factor: protein MYDPAAFEVFYRRHVDTVTRFMARRVTDPHTVADLTAETFLAVIDSARAYRPDLGSETAWLYGIARNVAATEARRSARQNVLGGRIAGRRLLEGDDIARLEEKLDAEEAGRRALAALDRLPDGERAVVELVAVDQLSVTEAAVALGIRKVTARVRLHRARRSLRSAAAGVGGQQAALTYARGEA, encoded by the coding sequence ATGTACGATCCGGCCGCCTTCGAGGTCTTCTATCGCCGCCATGTCGACACCGTCACCCGCTTCATGGCCAGGCGGGTCACCGACCCGCACACCGTCGCCGATCTCACCGCCGAGACCTTCCTCGCGGTGATCGACTCCGCCCGTGCCTACCGTCCCGACCTCGGGAGCGAGACGGCCTGGCTGTACGGCATCGCACGCAACGTGGCGGCCACGGAGGCCCGAAGGAGCGCGCGTCAGAACGTGCTCGGGGGCCGTATCGCCGGCCGCCGGCTGCTGGAGGGCGACGACATCGCCCGGCTGGAGGAGAAGCTCGACGCCGAGGAGGCAGGGCGTCGCGCGCTGGCCGCCCTGGACAGGCTCCCCGACGGCGAGCGCGCGGTGGTCGAACTCGTCGCCGTCGATCAGCTGAGCGTCACCGAGGCCGCCGTGGCACTGGGCATACGCAAGGTCACCGCCCGGGTGCGGCTGCACCGGGCGCGCAGGTCGCTGCGCTCGGCGGCGGCCGGAGTCGGCGGGCAGCAAGCAGCACTCACGTACGCAAGGGGAGAGGCATGA
- a CDS encoding HipA family kinase, producing MLKEVTATRYVTPLREGGSLPGLVEADDLGTYVMKFTGAGQGRKTLVAEVVCGELARRLGLRVPGLVTIALDPVIGLGEPDQEVQELLKASGGLNLGMDYLSRAIGFDALAHRVSPQEAGRVVWFDALINNVDRSWRNPNMLVHHGDLWLIDHGATMIWHHNWPGAQASAAKPYDASDHALAPFGPDIPAAAAELGPRVTPELLAEVTAAIPDAWLLDEPGFDSPDALRSAYAQPLLARAATVHERIRIQEGTK from the coding sequence ATGCTGAAAGAGGTCACTGCGACCCGCTATGTCACGCCCCTGCGTGAGGGTGGCTCGCTGCCGGGGCTCGTCGAGGCGGACGATCTCGGTACGTACGTCATGAAGTTCACCGGCGCCGGACAGGGGCGCAAGACCCTCGTCGCCGAGGTCGTCTGCGGTGAACTCGCCCGGCGCCTGGGCCTGCGCGTGCCGGGACTGGTCACGATCGCACTCGATCCGGTCATCGGGCTCGGCGAACCGGACCAGGAGGTGCAGGAGCTGCTCAAGGCGAGCGGCGGGCTGAACCTCGGGATGGACTACCTCTCCCGGGCGATCGGCTTCGACGCCCTGGCCCACCGGGTGAGTCCGCAGGAGGCCGGGCGGGTCGTCTGGTTCGACGCCCTGATCAACAACGTGGACCGGTCGTGGCGCAACCCCAACATGCTGGTCCACCACGGCGACCTGTGGCTCATCGACCACGGCGCCACCATGATCTGGCACCACAACTGGCCGGGCGCACAGGCCTCGGCGGCCAAACCGTACGACGCCTCCGACCACGCGCTCGCCCCCTTCGGTCCCGACATCCCGGCCGCCGCGGCGGAGCTGGGCCCCCGGGTCACGCCGGAACTGCTCGCCGAGGTGACCGCCGCCATCCCCGACGCGTGGCTGCTGGACGAGCCCGGGTTCGACTCGCCCGACGCGCTGCGGAGTGCGTACGCGCAGCCGCTCCTCGCCCGGGCCGCCACCGTCCACGAGCGCATCCGTATCCAGGAGGGCACGAAGTGA
- a CDS encoding SDR family oxidoreductase encodes MADNKFTTHAELFDLRGKRALVTGGTRGIGMMIARGLLQAGARVVISSRNAEACAQAQEELSTFGEVRAIPADLSRHDECRRLSDLVTADSERLDILVNNAGALWDEPLATFPDAAWDTVVDLNLKSPFWLVQALLPTLRRAGTADDPARIINIGSIAAIHIPQRPNYSYSSSKAALHQLTRVLAKELGPQHVTVNAVAPGPFPSTMMAATLDEFGEAIEASAPLRRIGRDDDMAGVTVFLASRAGAYLTGAVIPVDGGIATTA; translated from the coding sequence GTGGCAGACAACAAATTCACGACGCATGCAGAACTTTTCGACCTGCGTGGAAAGCGCGCGCTCGTCACCGGTGGTACCAGAGGCATCGGGATGATGATCGCGCGTGGCCTTCTCCAGGCGGGCGCCCGCGTGGTCATCAGCTCACGCAACGCAGAAGCGTGCGCTCAGGCGCAGGAAGAGCTGTCCACATTCGGTGAGGTGCGGGCCATCCCCGCCGACCTGTCCCGCCACGACGAGTGCCGGCGACTGTCCGACCTCGTCACCGCCGACTCGGAGCGTCTCGACATCCTCGTCAACAACGCGGGCGCCCTATGGGACGAGCCGCTGGCGACGTTCCCGGACGCGGCCTGGGACACGGTCGTCGACCTCAACCTGAAGTCGCCGTTCTGGCTGGTCCAGGCGCTGCTGCCGACACTTCGCAGGGCGGGCACCGCCGACGATCCGGCACGGATCATCAACATCGGCAGCATCGCCGCCATCCACATCCCCCAGCGGCCCAACTACTCGTACTCCAGCAGCAAGGCCGCGCTGCATCAACTCACCAGAGTGCTCGCCAAGGAACTAGGACCGCAGCACGTCACCGTGAACGCCGTGGCGCCGGGACCGTTCCCGTCGACGATGATGGCTGCAACCCTCGATGAGTTCGGCGAAGCGATCGAGGCGTCGGCCCCACTACGCCGGATCGGCCGCGACGACGACATGGCGGGTGTCACCGTGTTCCTCGCCAGCCGGGCAGGCGCATACCTGACGGGCGCCGTGATCCCCGTCGACGGCGGCATCGCCACAACCGCGTAG